From a region of the Solanum stenotomum isolate F172 chromosome 2, ASM1918654v1, whole genome shotgun sequence genome:
- the LOC125854285 gene encoding exocyst complex component EXO84A, translating into MDGGSFSSSIGDSIDFDEKDLSLSDKLKVFKASAYDPDSYVTNRCRQMSEKEIRHLCHYLMDLRKASAEEMRKSVYANYAAFIRTSREISNLEGQLIALRNLLSTRAAIVHGLAEGINVDSLASSDGSTQDDRSNNDDNDSTNTESWLGQFIEKLEVLLAERRVDEVLDVLDEGEHMANDTRSKQTLTPSALLSLQKVITEQKQKLAAQLAEASFKSSVGAAELRSAVQALKRLGDGPRAHTLMLSSHQQKLHGNMQGLRPSGTSHGVAYSAALSQLVFSTMAQATSDSLSLFDDEPSYTSELVTWAVNQTENFAHLIKRYVIASPAASGCLRPVAESVHISLGHCSLLEARGLALSPVLLKNFKPCVEQALYANIKRIEQCTAALAAADDWSLTYPPIGSRSLGTSSLAGVIASQPKLSSSAHKFNTMVQELCEDISPLEILQLSENTLEGVMQVFNSYIGMLVKALPGSVDNENLEGSVNRIVRLAETEPEQIALLANALLLSDELIPRAAAKLSYAQQSNKTDDTSKRSTDRQSRPVEQRELKRRLQRLVDQLRDSFCRQHALELIFLEDGGVRLSPDMYLNMDGNPEEIEWFPSPVYQEMFGKLTRIASIASDMFVGRERFATILLMRLTETIILWLSEDQNFWEEIEQGPRPLGPLGLQQFYLDMEFVILFASQGRYLSRNLQQVIKNIIGRAIEAVAASHIDPYSVLPEDDWFAEVAQIAIDMLTGKTQVGAMENVSSPTASSVLSHGSN; encoded by the exons atggatGGAGGTTCATTCTCTTCAAGCATAGGAGATTCaattgattttgatgaaaaagatTTATCACTTAGTGATAAACTCAAAGTATTCAAAGCTTCTGCATATGATCCTGATTCATATGTTACCAATCGATGTCGTCAAATGAGCGAAAAG GAAATAAGGCATTTATGCCATTACCTTATGGACTTAAGGAAGGCTTCTGCAGAGGAAATGCGAAAAAGTGTTTATGCTAACTATGCTGCTTTCATACG CACATCAAGGGAAATATCCAATCTTGAAGGACAGCTTATCGCGTTGAGAAATCTCCTATCTACTCGAGCAGCAATTGTTCATGGTTTAGCTGAAGGAATTAATGTTGATTCTCTGGCTAGCTCTGATGGTTCAACACAAGATGATAGGTCTAATAATGATGACAATGATAGCACCAATACCGAGAGTTGGTTAGGACAATTTATAGAGAAGCTTGAAGTGTTACTTGCTGAGAGGAGAGTTGATGAAGTTTTGGATGTGCTGGATGAAGGTGAACATATGGCAAATGATACTCGTAGTAAACAGACATTGACTCCATCCGCGTTATTATCATTGCAGAAAGTTATCACTGAACAGAAGCAAAAGTTAGCAGCACAGTTAGCAGAAGCTTCTTTCAAGTCTTCAGTTGGTGCTGCTGAGCTTCGTTCTGCAGTACAAGCTCTAAAACGCCTTGGTGATGGACCTCGTGCTCATACCTTAATGTTAAGTTCTCACCAGCAGAAGTTGCATGGTAATATGCAGGGTCTTCGTCCTTCAGGTACTTCACATGGAGTAGCATATAGTGCTGCTCTTTCGCAGCTTGTTTTCTCGACAATGGCACAGGCCACAAGTGATTCCTTGTCCTTATTTGATGATGAACCTTCCTATACATCTGAGCTAGTAACTTGGGCAGTCAACCAGACTGAGAATTTTGCTCATCTTATTAAAAGATATGTCATAGCTTCACCAGCAGCATCAGGATGCTTAAGACCTGTTGCTGAAAGTGTTCACATAAGTCTCGGGCACTGCTCTTTGTTAGAAGCTCGCGGGTTGGCTCTTTCACCAGTTCTCCTGAAAAATTTTAAGCCCTGTGTTGAGCAAGCACTGTATGCCAATATAAAGAGGATCGAGCAGTGCACTGCTGCACTTGCTGCTGCAGATGATTGGTCGCTAACTTATCCACCAATCGGCTCACGTTCTCTAGGAACTTCATCTCTTGCTGGTGTAATCGCCTCCCAGCCAAAGCTCTCAAGCAGTGCTCATAAATTCAACACAATGGTTCAG GAACTCTGTGAGGACATTAGTCCTCTCGAAATCTTACAATTGTCGGAGAACACTTTGGAAGGTGTGATGCAAGTGTTTAACTCATACATAGGTATGTTGGTAAAAGCATTACCTGGTTCAGTGGACAATGAGAACCTTGAAGGATCTGTAAACAGAATTGTTAGGCTGGCTGAGACAGAACCTGAACAGATTGCTTTACTAGCCAATGCATTATTGTTATCAGATGAGCTAATCCCTCGTGCAGCCGCCAAGCTTTCATATGCACAACAATCTAATAAGACAGATGATACATCTAAACGAAGTACGGACAGGCAATCCCGTCCTGTAGAGCAGAGAGAACTGAAGCGGAGACTCCAACGTTTAGTTGATCAGCTCCGTGACAGCTTTTGTAGGCAACATGCACTTGAACTCATTTTCTTGGAAGATGGTGGCGTTCGTTTAAGTCCAGACATGTACCTAAATATGGATGGAAATCCAGAAGAGATAGAGTGGTTTCCATCTCCAGTATATCAGGAAATGTTCGGGAAGTTAACTCGAATTGCTAGCATTGCATCAGACATGTTTGTGGGAAGAGAAAGATTTGCTACTATTCTTTTGATGAGGCTCACTGAAACTATCATCCTCTGGCTTTCTGAAGATCAAAATTTCTGGGAAGAGATTGAACAAGGGCCAAGGCCTTTAGGTCCACTTGGCCTTCAACAg TTCTATCTAGATATGGAGTTTGTGATACTGTTTGCTTCACAAGGACGTTACTTGTCTCGAAATCTTCAACAAGTAATCAAAAACATCATAGGCAGAGCTATTGAAGCAGTTGCTGCAAGCCACATTGATCCATACAG TGTACTACCAGAGGATGACTGGTTTGCAGAAGTTGCTCAAATTGCTATAGATATGCTAACTGGGAAAACACAAGTAGGGGCCATGGAGAATGTTAGTAGCCCTACAGCATCATCAGTTCTTTCTCATGGAAGTAACTAA
- the LOC125854295 gene encoding receptor-like protein Cf-9 homolog, translating to MFSLTNLNISHNMLTSIDLIPLQTVHTIDLRSNFLQGSLPIPPNSTKYFFISDNNLTGEIPSSICNLTSLVMLDLARNYLGGGIPQCLGNISGLEVLDMSNNKLSGTLPTIFSNGSSLRSLDLHGNKLEGEIPRSLANCKELQVLDLGNNHLIDTFSMSLGTLPKLQVLSLRSNTLHGSIQPPRIETIFPELRIIDLSYNAFSGNLPLSLFQHLKAMRKPDPSMERVISLEDTYYEDSITVATKGFDREIVRILHLYTVIDFSSNKFGGQIPSIMGDLIAVHILNLSHNGLRGHIPPSLGDLSSVESLDLSGNQLSGEIPQQLASLTSLSFLNLSHNHLQGCIPQGPQFHTFENNSYEGNDGLRGFPVSKSCGDTRVLDTNDTVSALDDEESNSEFLSDFWKAALMGYGSGLCIGLSIIYFMISTGNPKWLARIIVELEHKIMMGRREALKAKELQKKKQSLVDKL from the coding sequence ATGTTTTCATTGACAAATCTTAATATATCCCACAATATGCTGACGAGTATCGATTTGATTCCTCTTCAGACTGTACATACTATTGATTTACGGTCCAATTTTCTTCAAGGTTCACTACCTATTCCACCAAATTCCACAAAATACTTCTTCATATCTGATAATAATCTCACTGGAGAAATTCCTTCATCTATTTGCAATTTGACATCACTGGTAATGCTAGATTTGGCGAGAAACTATTTGGGGGGAGGAATTCCGCAATGTTTGGGTAATATTAGTGGCCTCGAGGTTCTGGATATGAGTAACAACAAACTTTCTGGGACTCTTCCAACAATTTTCAGCAATGGAAGTTCACTGAGAAGCCTCGACTTGCATGGCAATAAACTAGAGGGGGAAATTCCCCGATCTTTGGCCAATTGCAAAGAGTTGCAGGTTCTTGATTTAGGAAATAATCATCTCATTGACACATTCTCCATGTCGTTGGGAACTCTTCCAAAGCTACAAGTTTTAAGTTTGAGATCAAATACATTGCATGGGTCCATTCAACCTCCAAGGATTGAAACTATTTTTCCAGAGCTTCGAATCATAGATCTCTCTTACAATGCCTTCTCGGGAAACTTACCTTTGAGTCTGTTTCAACATCTGAAAGCTATGAGGAAACCTGATCCATCAATGGAAAGAGTAATATCTCTGGAAGACACATATTATGAAGATTCTATTACAGTTGCAACCAAGGGATTTGATCGTGAAATTGTGAGAATCTTGCATTTGTACACTGTTATCGATTTTTCAAGTAATAAATTTGGAGGGCAAATTCCGAGTATCATGGGGGATCTCATTGCAGTTCACATATTGAATTTATCACATAATGGATTGCGAGGTCATATACCACCATCATTAGGAGATTTATCTTCAGTTGAATCATTGGACCTATCAGGAAACCAGCTTTCGGGAGAGATACCACAACAACTGGCTTCTCTTACGTCTCTTTCATTCTTAAATCTCTCCCACAATCATCTCCAAGGATGCATCCCTCAGGGACCTCAATTTCACACTTTTGAGAACAATTCATATGAAGGCAATGATGGTTTACGTGGATTTCCTGTTTCAAAAAGTTGTGGTGATACTCGGGTATTAGATACAAATGATACTGTATCTGCACTAGACGATGAAGAAAGCAATTCTGAATTTCtgagtgatttttggaaagctGCTCTTATGGGCTATGGAAGTGGACTATGTATTGGATTATCCATAATATATTTCATGATTTCAACTGGAAACCCGAAATGGCTTGCAAGAATCATTGTAGAGTTGGAGCACAAAATAATGATGGGAAGGAGAGAAGCATTGAAGGCAAAGGAGTTGCAGAAGAAGAAACAATCACTTGTAGACAAGTTATAA
- the LOC125854294 gene encoding uncharacterized protein LOC125854294: MGACVSRPDSCVGGKLKGSNKFRKRRGRRRRKKSSSLHKIDESFPLDNYNPTFQGRTEEAWFDSAAIFESDCSDEDFQSVPDDVLSVNSFDCGRTSVASIKDINHGDVNLNLDVPHSEVRPVFLDEISSSENIGSGREDGLLENCGILSNNCLPRLTSTVVPVEKRSLSSSPPSSRKKADLKLPFKWKDGNPCATLLSSKTVLQRPIAGSQVPVCPLENKLPDSWSHIEPNTFRVRGGNYFRDKKKEFAANNAAYYPFGVDVFLSQRKIDHIARLVELPVIEHSGTLPPILVVNIQVPLYPTAIFQGETDGKGMSFVLYFKLSESYAKELPSHFQENIRRVMDDEVEKVKAFPMDGTVPFRERLKILGRVANVEDLRLSAAERKLMQAYNEKPVLSRPQHEFYKGENYFEIDIDMHRFSYISRKGCETFLDRLKLCSLDVGLTIQGNKIEELPEQILCCIRLNEIDYVNYQQLGVNNETP, from the exons ATGGGAGCATGTGTATCGCGGCCAGATAGTTGTGTTGGAGGTAAATTGAAAGGTTCGAATAAGTTTAGGAAaagaaggggaagaagaagaaggaagaaatctAGCTCACTTCATAAAATTGATGAGTCATTTCCTTTGGATAACTATAATCCAACATTTCAGG GACGGACTGAGGAGGCGTGGTTTGATTCCGCTGCAATATTTGAATCTGATTGCAGTGATGAGGATTTCCAGAGTGTTCCTGATG ATGTACTCTCTGTCAACAGCTTTGATTGTGGGCGGACTAGTGTAGCTTCTATCAAAGATATTAACCATGGGGATGTTAATTTAAACCTTGATGTACCTCACAGTGAGGTACGGCCTGTTTTCCTTGATGAGATCTCGTCCTCTGAAAATATAGGTAGTGGCAGGGAGGATGGTTTGTTGGAGAACTGTGGAATTCTTTCAAACAACTGTCTGCCCCGTCTTACCTCCACTGTTGTGCCTGTTGAGAAGAGATCTCTTAGCTCTAGTCCTCCAAGTTCAAGGAAGAAAGCGGACCTAAAGCTTCCCTTCAAATGGAAAGATGGAAATCCTTGTGCCACTCTAC TTTCATCTAAAACCGTGCTTCAAAGGCCCATAGCTGGTAGCCAAGTACCAGTTTGCCCGTTGGAGAATAAATTGCCTGATAGTTGGTCCCATATTGAACCAAATACCTTCAGGGTCCGGGGAGGAAACTATTTCAG GGACAAAAAGAAAGAGTTTGCAGCAAATAATGCTGCATATTATCCTTTTGGCGTTGATGTATTTTTATCTCaaagaaaaattgatcataTTGCTCGACTTGTGGAACTTCCTGTCATTGAACACTCTGGGACACTTCCACCCATTCTTGTAGTGAATATTCAG GTACCATTATATCCTACTGCAATTTTTCAGGGTGAAACTGATGGAAAAGGAATGAGTTTTGTCTTGTACTTTAAGCTTTCCGAAAGTTATGCAAAAGAACTTCCTTCTCATTTTCAAGAGAACATAAGA AGAGTAATGGATGATGAAGTGGAAAAAGTGAAGGCTTTTCCAATGGATGGTACTGTTCCATTTAGGGAAAGGTTGAAGATATTAGGTCGTGTAGCAAATGTGGAGGACCTCCGGTTAAGTGCAGCAGAGAGGAAGCTTATGCAGGCATACAATGAAAAACCTGTTCTTTCACGTCCTCAACATGAGTTTTATAAG ggagaaaattattttgagattGATATAGATATGCACAGATTCAGTTACATCTCTAGGAAGGGTTGCGAAACATTCCTAGATAGGCTAAAGCTATGCTCCTTGGATGTAGGCCTCACAATTCAG GGtaacaaaattgaagaattgcCGGAGCAGATCTTATGTTGTATACGGTTAAATGAAATCGACTATGTGAATTATCAGCAACTCGGGGTTAATAATGAAACCCCTTGA
- the LOC125856285 gene encoding receptor-like protein Cf-9 homolog encodes MTGNIIELDLSCSKLVGTIDSNSSRFQLSHLQRLNLSSNDFYGSHISPEFGRFSSLTHLDLFSSNFSGQIPSEISHLSKLHSLRLNGFGRLRLVAHDFKLLLQNLTQLRELDLTFVNISSTIPLNFSSHLTTLSMGSTTLYGIIPENIFHLPNLETLDLSYSYPLSGYFPKTKWNSSASLIELDLSGVNFSDNLPESLGYLTSVRSLSLRNCNLRGPIPESLLNLTQIEDLDLWTNFLNGTIPSWMFSRLPSLSRLILSNNHFSGQLEDHFKSNSLEEINLSDNQLQGNLPNSIQNLVNLKIFYLDLNNFKGNVDISLFSNLKQLLVLSLSYNNISLINENKVKSTLPESLEQLGLAKCDVKEVEFLRSAKNLGELDLSDNKLQGRIPD; translated from the coding sequence ATGACTGGCAATATCATTGAGCTTGACCTCAGCTGCAGCAAACTTGTTGGGACCATTGACTCCAATAGCAGCCGTTTCCAACTCTCTCATCTCCAAAGGCTCAACCTTTCTTCGAATGACTTCTACGGTTCTCATATCTCCCCTGAATTTGGCAGGTTCTCGAGCTTGACACATCTTGATCTTTTCAGCTCCAATTTCTCAGGTCAAATTCCTTCTGAAATCTCTCATCTTTCAAAGTTACACTCTCTTCGTCTCAATGGATTTGGTCGTCTAAGACTCGTAGCTCACGATTTTAAATTGCTTCTTCAAAACTTGACTCAATTAAGAGAGCTTGATCTTACTTTCGTAAACATCTCTTCCACCATTCctttgaatttttcttctcatttaacAACTCTGAGTATGGGATCTACAACATTGTATGGGATAATACCTGAGAATATATTTCACTTACCCAACCTGGAAACACTTGATTTAAGTTACAGCTATCCACTAAGTGGTTATTTTCCAAAAACCAAATGGAACAGTAGTGCATCTCTCATAGAGTTAGATCTCAGTGGCGTGAATTTTTCTGATAATTTGCCTGAGTCTCTTGGATATCTAACATCGGTGCGTTCTCTTTCTCTTAGAAATTGTAATCTTAGAGGGCCTATTCCTGAATCTCTTTTGAATCTCACACAAATAGAGGATTTGGACCTTTGGACTAACTTCTTGAATGGAACAATACCGTCATGGATGTTCTCCCGGCTTCCATCACTAAGTCGTTTAATCTTGAGTAATAACCACTTTTCTGGTCAGCTTGAGGATCATTTCAAGTCCAATTCACTAGAAGAGATTAATTTAAGTGATAATCAGCTTCAAGGCAATCTTCCCAACTCAATTCAAAACCTTGTGAACCTAAAAATCTTTTATCTTGACTTGAATAATTTTAAGGGCAATGTTGATATTAGCTTATTTTCAAACCTCAAACAACTTTTGGTTCTTAGtctttcatataataatatatcattgATCAATGAGAACAAAGTCAAATCTACTTTGCCCGAATCTCTTGAGCAGTTAGGATTGGCCAAATGTGAtgtgaaagaagtggagtttctaAGATCCGCAAAGAATCTTGGGGAGTTGGATCTTTCAGATAATAAACTTCAAGGAAGAATTCCTGATTGA